ATCAATATTTTCAGCTGCCGGCAGATGCTCATCAATTAAGGCTTGGTAATTCTTATGATAAATCCCCTCCGGATCAAGATGAGACAAGCGATTAGCTAAATCTTGTTTTAAAATTTCATTATTTTCGCCAATGTTTTCTTTGGGCAGTGGAAAACCGGTTACCTTTAGGTTTTCCGGCTTAACGCCATACATTAAAAAGCGCTCACGAACACGGTCATTTGGTAATAAATATTTAACCCGGGTATTTTTGGAATCCATATTAACCCAGGCTCGAGAAACGTCAGTGTCCGTAATTATGCAATAAATATCACCGGTGTGATTTTGTTCTTCGGCAAAATAAGCACCAACAAAAAAAGTTGTTAAAAATGGTAAACCATCGGCGCGTAAACTATCTATCAAATTTTTTCCTAAACCCTTTTTAACTTGGTGATAAAAAAATCTTTCCTGCACCGTTGGAGCGGATAAATCTCGCTTTGGATAAAAAGGTTGAACCTTTTGGAAAGCGTCCATGATCGAAAAAACCAATCCCCCGACTAGTGGTAATTTTTTTAAACGAGAAATTTGATTATAAGTTTTATTGCTGTTGGTCCAATACTTCTTTTCCCAATCGGCAATACCCTCATAATTATTAATCGTAATGATTTTTTGTTTAGCGGCAATATCTAATAAGGGGTAAGCGGCTCTTTGATGGCCATAGCCCATGTCCGCGGCGATTAAATTAATTTTTTCTTGTGACATATTAATAATTAATAAACAACTTTTGATTTCTTTATTTGATTTCTGGTTTGTAAATATTTATAAGCAGACAGAGCCGCTGTGGTCGCTTGTCCAACCGCTACGGTTATTTGTTTGTATTCGCTTTTGTTTGTAACATCCCCAGCCGCAAACAATCCAGGAGTTTTGGTTTCCATTAAATTATTAACAATTAGCTGCAAACCATCATCACGATCAACTAAATTAGCCACGACGTCAGTATGAGCAATGCGGCCAATTTCAATAAAGACGCCATCGGCTGCCAACTCTTTTACTTCGCCGCCTGGCAGTTCATAAACGATTTTTTCAACCTTGCCCGCACCAGCAATCTCTTTAACGACCGCATCAGCAATAATAGTAACGTTTTCTCGTTCTTTAACCTCGGTGATTAAGGATTCAAAAGCCTTAAAGTTTTGGTTGCGATGTACAAGATAAACCTGAGTGGCAATTTTAGAAAGCATTTCTGCTGAATCAAAAGCGGAGTTACCGCCACCAATAACAACCACTGTTTTCCCGCGATATAAAGGGCCGTCACAGTTAGCACAATAAGAAACACCGTGCCCCATAAGTTCTATCTCTCCAGCAACCGCTAAACGACGCGGTGATAAACCAATGGTTAAAATAACCGTCTTTGCTAAAAACTCTTCTTTATTTGTATAAACTTTAAAAGTTTCATCAGCCATTTTTTCTAAGCGCACCACTTCCGCTGTCTGGAGTTCAGCGCCAAAAGAAAGAGCTTGATCGTGTAAGCGTTCAATAAATTCAAAATTACTAATATTTTTAAAACCTGGATAGTTTTCAATCTCAGAGGCCCAAACCACTTGACCCCCTAATTCTTTGCCGATAATCAAAGTTTTCATTTCTCGGCGAGTTGAGAAAATGGCGGCCGTTAAACCGGCTGGACCCGAGCCAACAATTATTGTGTCGTATAACATAAAAAGAGAAGGAATTATTTCTTCAGACTAAAATTATAACCTTTTTTTAATTTCTTTTCAAACCTAAACCCTTATTTTTATTATTTCGCTAATATTAGCTATTCTTGCTAATATTAGCTAAAATAAAAGGTGTTCTTTAAAGAACAATATATTTAGAAAAATTTAAGAATTAAAGCCGCTTAAAAGAATAATTGACTTGGAGAAAATTGGCAATCCAAAACTCTTAGAAATAATAATTTTAAAGTAAATCCATAAATACCCCCCCCTCTAAAACTTAATAACCAAAGAATAGTTTACTTTTAAATTTTATTTTTAATAAAAGGTCTAACTCAAACATATTTTTATCTTCAAATTAAAAAATTTTAGGATCATGGGTTTTTAAATAAAAATCCAATTCAAATATATTTTAATTTTTTATTACTTTTTAAATAATTTTTAATCTTGTTAAGAAAAATTTGATCTTAAAGGCTTTTAATAAATTACAACTCTTTTTCAGAATATTTTTAATTTGACTCTTTTTTAAATAAAAATACTTTTTATGTTCCTTGAGGAACTTGGTTCTTTTTTAAAAAGGTAAAACTATCTTTAAAAAAATAAGAAGATAAGTCCAGGATGTTGTCGACTTATCTCCTTAAAAAATATTTTCTTTAATTTTTCTTTAGATTGGCTTGAATTTAAAATCAATAGATTGTTTTGACTCACCCCACCCCAATCTAATCATAAATCTATTTTTCAAACAGGGAAAGATCAAAAAATAAATTAAACCAAACAATTATTTATTAAATCAAAAAATACTCTTAATCCTTAAAGAGCCCCAATTATCCAAAAAACTTCAACCTCTCTAATATTATTTGCTAATATTAGATAAATTGTGGACCATAAGGGACTTGAACCCTTGACCTCTTGCATGCCATGCAAGCGCTCTAGCCAACTGAGCTAATGGCCCATTTTAAAATTTAACACGACAATCATAACTAATTTAATAAAATTAGTAAAGACCGTCTTCATGTTTTTACAAGATCGGCGTCTTCGTCAGGAATCGAACCTGAATCTAGAACTTAGGAGGTTCTTGTTCTATCCATTGAACTACGAAGACCAAGGATTCTTTCTTTAGTATGCTTTTTTTATTATTTTAAGTCAATTATTTTTGACAAAGGACCACCTATCAATTAGAATTAAGTTGTTATTAATAACAACCCGCGCACGCTTGGGTTTTTAAAATTATGTTTAACAAAGAAATGAAACTAGAAAAATTTAAAGACGCCGAAACCGTTATTGGCTCGTCAGTTTTTGTTAAGGGTGACTTCCATGGCACCGGAAACATTATCATTGAAGGTGGCCTTGAGGGTAGCTTAAAAACCGATGCTGATATTTATATTGGCGAAAAAGCCCAAGTTACGGCCACTATTGAAGCGGCCAATGCCACCATC
This window of the Candidatus Parcubacteria bacterium genome carries:
- a CDS encoding hypothetical protein (Derived by automated computational analysis using gene prediction method: GeneMarkS-2+.); the protein is MSQEKINLIAADMGYGHQRAAYPLLDIAAKQKIITINNYEGIADWEKKYWTNSNKTYNQISRLKKLPLVGGLVFSIMDAFQKVQPFYPKRDLSAPTVQERFFYHQVKKGLGKNLIDSLRADGLPFLTTFFVGAYFAEEQNHTGDIYCIITDTDVSRAWVNMDSKNTRVKYLLPNDRVRERFLMYGVKPENLKVTGFPLPKENIGENNEILKQDLANRLSHLDPEGIYHKNYQALIDEHLPAAENIDRPTTITYAVGGAGAQKEIGAQILNGLIDWIKDGRLGLNLIAGSRPEVKEYFDNCLKEAGVADNKNVRVVFNPDKIEYFREFNQVLRVTDILWTKPSELSFYAALGLPIIMSPVIGSQEVFNRETLLKSGAGIDSLDLKYVNEWFPDLLNSGRLARAAFDAYLNDNPRGTYNIEALFN
- a CDS encoding FAD-dependent oxidoreductase (Derived by automated computational analysis using gene prediction method: Protein Homology. GO_function: GO:0016491 - oxidoreductase activity [Evidence IEA]), which produces MLYDTIIVGSGPAGLTAAIFSTRREMKTLIIGKELGGQVVWASEIENYPGFKNISNFEFIERLHDQALSFGAELQTAEVVRLEKMADETFKVYTNKEEFLAKTVILTIGLSPRRLAVAGEIELMGHGVSYCANCDGPLYRGKTVVVIGGGNSAFDSAEMLSKIATQVYLVHRNQNFKAFESLITEVKERENVTIIADAVVKEIAGAGKVEKIVYELPGGEVKELAADGVFIEIGRIAHTDVVANLVDRDDGLQLIVNNLMETKTPGLFAAGDVTNKSEYKQITVAVGQATTAALSAYKYLQTRNQIKKSKVVY
- a CDS encoding polymer-forming cytoskeletal protein (Derived by automated computational analysis using gene prediction method: Protein Homology.), with the translated sequence MFNKEMKLEKFKDAETVIGSSVFVKGDFHGTGNIIIEGGLEGSLKTDADIYIGEKAQVTATIEAANATINGQVNGTVKVHQYLALGSTAKITGDVNFQELSVVRGALINGRLSSHGANRNKKNTPEKKGVLVEEE